One Nitrospirae bacterium CG2_30_53_67 genomic window, ATCGAATACAATGTAATACATAAATATCAGGAGGTATTCCATGACTACAGCAATATCCGTCAGACTAACGAAGTCCCTTGCAGAGCAACTCGACAACATCGCCAAGGAAACAGAGCGGCCGCGTTCCTTTATTATCCAGAAAGCATTAGAGTCCTACATCGAAGATTACGCGGATCTCCAGGTGGCCCTCGACCGTCTTCATGATAAAACCGATCCTATCATCACGGGCAAGGAAC contains:
- a CDS encoding DNA-binding protein, which translates into the protein MTTAISVRLTKSLAEQLDNIAKETERPRSFIIQKALESYIEDYADLQVALDRLHDKTDPIITGKELRKSLGL